From Bosea sp. NBC_00550, the proteins below share one genomic window:
- a CDS encoding ABC transporter permease: MNPWPMILADLRALRWTAPAIVLLVALAIATGIAIGAQERALRQGSARAADDFDLLIGAPGSQTQLLMSAVYLQLEALPLVDGRVLKALAQDERVGNFAPVAFGDVSRGYPVIGTTTGFAGRWGRVQPSEGRLFAAEGEAVLGADVVYGLGDTIAPSHGVAGHAPKPGQVDEEELGHKHEGHGYTAVGRLPRLGSPWDRAILVPIESVWDIHGLGNGHAEEARSDSPFWRTGSSVGDSRRPEEARIGPPFDGKRVPGVPAIVVKPKSVAGAYALRAQYRQGGTMAFFPAEVLVSLYGALGDMRDILVVASASNAVLILASVVLLLIAVNGLRRRRYATLRALGAPRSYVLLVTWIGTIVLIATGCLAGLLLGVIATHAISGIVSARTGLSLSPAIGAGELAQAGLLCLVGSLLALLPALISYRSPIIQGLRD; the protein is encoded by the coding sequence ATGAATCCCTGGCCGATGATTCTGGCCGATCTGCGGGCGCTGCGCTGGACGGCGCCGGCGATCGTGCTGCTCGTCGCTCTCGCGATCGCGACCGGGATCGCGATCGGCGCGCAGGAGCGGGCGCTGCGGCAGGGTTCGGCCAGGGCCGCCGACGATTTCGATCTGCTCATCGGCGCGCCGGGCAGCCAGACGCAACTCCTGATGTCCGCGGTCTACCTGCAGCTCGAAGCGCTGCCGCTGGTCGACGGCCGGGTCCTCAAGGCACTCGCGCAGGATGAGCGGGTCGGGAATTTCGCGCCGGTCGCCTTCGGCGATGTCAGCCGCGGCTATCCGGTCATCGGCACGACCACCGGTTTCGCCGGCCGCTGGGGCCGGGTCCAGCCAAGCGAGGGTCGGCTCTTCGCGGCAGAGGGCGAAGCCGTGCTCGGCGCCGACGTCGTCTACGGGCTGGGCGATACGATCGCGCCCTCTCACGGCGTCGCGGGCCATGCGCCCAAGCCCGGCCAGGTCGATGAGGAAGAGCTCGGCCACAAGCATGAAGGCCATGGCTACACGGCCGTCGGCCGGCTGCCGCGCCTCGGCTCTCCCTGGGACCGCGCCATCCTCGTGCCGATCGAAAGCGTCTGGGACATCCACGGCCTCGGCAACGGCCATGCCGAAGAAGCGCGCAGCGATTCTCCGTTCTGGCGTACGGGATCGAGCGTGGGCGACAGCCGCCGCCCCGAGGAAGCACGGATCGGCCCGCCCTTCGACGGCAAGCGCGTGCCGGGCGTGCCGGCGATCGTGGTGAAGCCCAAGAGCGTCGCCGGCGCCTATGCGCTGCGCGCGCAGTACCGGCAGGGCGGAACCATGGCCTTTTTCCCGGCCGAGGTTCTCGTCTCGCTCTACGGGGCGCTCGGGGACATGCGGGACATCCTCGTCGTCGCCTCGGCCTCCAACGCCGTGCTGATCCTGGCGAGCGTGGTGCTCCTGCTGATCGCCGTGAACGGGCTGCGCCGTCGGCGCTACGCGACGCTGAGAGCGCTCGGCGCGCCGCGATCCTATGTGCTGCTGGTGACCTGGATCGGCACGATCGTCCTGATCGCCACCGGCTGCCTCGCCGGGCTGCTGCTGGGTGTGATCGCGACCCATGCGATCTCCGGCATCGTCTCGGCCCGCACCGGGCTTTCGCTCTCCCCCGCCATCGGAGCGGGCGAGCTGGCTCAGGCGGGCCTGCTCTGTCTCGTCGGAAGTCTGCTGGCGCTGCTGCCCGCGCTGATTTCCTACCGCAGCCCGATCATCCAGGGCCTGAGAGACTGA
- a CDS encoding NAD(P)/FAD-dependent oxidoreductase has protein sequence MSPPVNRIPSDERLPEAVDVVVIGGGVIGVSSAYHLARKGLSVALVEKGHVAGEQSSRNWGWCRQQGRARAEIPLAREALRLWEELQEEAGADTGFRRTGVLFLTKDPKEAADWERWAVIARELQVHSTLLSPAEVAERLPGNSQKWVAGLHTPSDGRAEPSMAVPALALAARKRGVTIHQGCAARGLETTAGAVSAVVTEKGTIRTQAVLLAGGAWSSLFCRRHGIDLPIGLVDATACRTTPAPEITAGALGTTEYCVRRRLDGGFTLALRGRGTVNLTPDILRYAKMFWPTFKQRRAGLKLRLGADFFKQLFGSANWQFDQPSPFEAVRVQDPAPDMELVNSALAALIAGNPALKDIRIAEAWGGTIDSTPDTVPVISPVASLKGFFLATGFSGHGFGIGPAAGKLAADVVRGDPSFVDPAAYSYERLVDGRPLAPVGLF, from the coding sequence ATGTCCCCGCCGGTCAACCGCATTCCCAGCGACGAGCGCCTGCCGGAGGCCGTCGACGTGGTGGTCATCGGGGGCGGCGTGATCGGCGTATCCAGCGCCTATCATCTCGCCCGCAAGGGTTTGTCGGTCGCGCTGGTCGAGAAAGGGCATGTCGCGGGCGAGCAGTCGAGCCGCAACTGGGGCTGGTGCCGCCAGCAGGGCCGCGCCCGGGCCGAGATTCCGCTTGCGCGCGAAGCTCTGCGCCTCTGGGAAGAGCTGCAGGAAGAGGCCGGGGCCGATACCGGCTTTCGGCGCACCGGCGTGCTCTTCCTGACCAAGGACCCCAAGGAAGCCGCCGATTGGGAACGCTGGGCCGTGATCGCGCGCGAGCTTCAGGTCCACTCCACCTTGCTGAGCCCGGCCGAGGTCGCAGAGAGGCTGCCCGGCAATTCGCAGAAGTGGGTGGCCGGCCTGCATACGCCGAGCGACGGGCGGGCGGAGCCTTCGATGGCCGTGCCGGCGCTCGCCCTGGCAGCACGCAAGCGGGGCGTCACCATCCATCAGGGCTGCGCAGCGCGCGGCCTAGAGACGACGGCCGGTGCCGTCAGCGCAGTCGTGACCGAGAAGGGCACGATCCGCACCCAGGCCGTGCTGCTGGCGGGCGGCGCCTGGTCCTCGCTGTTCTGCCGGCGCCACGGAATCGACCTGCCGATCGGACTGGTCGACGCCACCGCCTGCCGCACCACGCCGGCGCCCGAGATCACCGCCGGGGCGCTGGGCACCACCGAATATTGCGTCCGCCGCCGGCTCGACGGCGGCTTCACGCTGGCGCTGCGCGGGCGCGGCACGGTCAACCTGACACCCGACATCCTGCGCTACGCCAAGATGTTCTGGCCGACCTTCAAGCAACGCCGGGCCGGGCTGAAGCTGCGGCTGGGAGCGGATTTCTTCAAGCAGCTTTTCGGCAGCGCCAACTGGCAGTTCGATCAGCCCTCCCCGTTCGAGGCAGTGCGCGTGCAGGACCCCGCGCCCGACATGGAGCTGGTCAATTCGGCGCTGGCCGCGCTGATCGCCGGCAACCCCGCGCTCAAGGACATCCGCATCGCCGAGGCCTGGGGCGGGACGATCGATTCCACGCCCGATACCGTGCCGGTGATCTCGCCGGTCGCCAGCCTGAAGGGCTTCTTCCTCGCCACCGGCTTCTCGGGCCATGGCTTCGGCATCGGCCCGGCCGCCGGCAAGCTCGCAGCCGATGTCGTGCGCGGTGACCCGTCCTTCGTCGATCCCGCCGCCTATAGCTACGAGCGGCTGGTCGACGGGCGGCCGCTGGCGCCGGTCGGGCTGTTCTAG
- a CDS encoding alkaline phosphatase: protein MRAYHWLAAVLAAGVAGGSATAQTIYPIDRAEILEGSRFDFKVEFPNAPTSGDVNVTINGKPAAEAFGRPTNFIQSEEGQKHSALWLRGASLPAGRYVVEATQGGNKSTVNWDVFATATPRRAKNVILFIGDGMTVANRTAARILSKGWKEGKYDGELAMDDMSNMALISTSGTDSIVTDSANAAHAYTTGHKSCVNALGVYCAKNALTLDHPKVETIAELVKRKTGMAVGVVTNSEIEDATPASMVAHTRRRSDFNDIVEMFYAVKPDVIMGGGSPNFLSKATPGSKRTDEQDFIAKFKEAGYTLATTKTEMNAAVAAGSKKLLGLYNTGNIDGAFDLRLAKKGSISKFPDQPDVVEQTRAALDMLKGNPEGFLLMVESARIDKYSHSLDWERSVFDTIMLDNAVKVAKDFAGDRNDTLIIVVPDHAHPMSIIGTYDDDRPGQLLRDKLGVYNESTPPNYGPVDVEGYPTKVDTSRRLAVVYGSYPDTCDTGRPNMGGERVPAVKGPDGKTNIANEKDCTGPLVARKVGNLPFDANNGVHAADDVILTAMGPGAERFRGHKPNTFVFRVMTEALALGGK, encoded by the coding sequence ATGCGCGCATATCACTGGTTGGCGGCGGTCCTGGCGGCAGGCGTGGCGGGGGGATCCGCCACCGCACAGACGATCTATCCGATCGACCGTGCCGAGATCCTCGAAGGCTCGCGGTTCGACTTCAAGGTCGAGTTCCCGAATGCGCCGACCTCGGGCGACGTGAACGTCACCATCAACGGCAAGCCCGCCGCCGAGGCCTTCGGACGGCCGACGAACTTCATCCAGAGCGAGGAAGGCCAGAAGCATTCGGCGCTGTGGCTGCGCGGCGCTTCGCTCCCGGCCGGCCGCTACGTGGTGGAAGCCACCCAAGGCGGCAACAAGTCGACCGTGAACTGGGACGTCTTCGCGACGGCGACGCCGCGCCGCGCCAAGAACGTCATCCTCTTCATCGGCGACGGCATGACGGTCGCCAACCGCACGGCGGCCCGCATCCTCTCCAAGGGCTGGAAGGAAGGCAAATATGACGGCGAGCTCGCCATGGACGACATGTCCAACATGGCGCTGATCTCGACCTCCGGCACAGACTCGATCGTTACCGACAGCGCCAATGCCGCGCATGCCTACACCACCGGCCACAAATCCTGCGTGAACGCGCTCGGCGTCTACTGCGCCAAGAACGCGCTCACCCTCGACCATCCGAAGGTCGAGACCATCGCAGAGCTGGTGAAGCGCAAGACCGGCATGGCTGTCGGCGTCGTCACCAACTCCGAGATCGAGGATGCGACCCCGGCCTCGATGGTCGCCCACACCCGCCGCCGCTCGGACTTCAACGACATCGTCGAGATGTTCTATGCGGTGAAGCCGGACGTGATTATGGGTGGCGGCTCGCCGAACTTCCTGAGCAAGGCCACCCCCGGCTCGAAGCGCACGGACGAGCAGGACTTCATCGCCAAGTTCAAGGAGGCCGGCTACACGCTCGCCACCACGAAGACCGAGATGAACGCGGCGGTCGCCGCCGGCTCGAAGAAGCTGCTCGGCCTCTACAACACCGGCAACATCGACGGCGCCTTCGACCTGCGTCTCGCCAAGAAGGGCTCGATCTCCAAGTTCCCGGACCAGCCGGATGTCGTCGAGCAGACCAGGGCCGCGCTCGACATGCTCAAGGGCAATCCCGAGGGCTTCCTGCTGATGGTCGAGTCCGCCCGCATCGACAAGTACAGCCACTCGCTCGACTGGGAGCGCTCGGTGTTCGACACGATCATGCTCGACAACGCAGTCAAGGTCGCGAAGGACTTCGCCGGCGACCGCAACGACACGCTGATCATTGTCGTCCCCGACCACGCCCATCCGATGTCGATCATCGGCACCTATGACGACGATCGTCCGGGCCAGCTGCTGCGCGACAAGCTCGGCGTCTACAACGAGTCGACCCCGCCGAATTACGGCCCGGTCGACGTCGAGGGCTACCCCACCAAGGTCGACACCTCGCGCCGTCTCGCCGTCGTCTACGGCTCCTATCCCGACACCTGCGACACCGGCCGCCCCAACATGGGCGGCGAGCGCGTTCCGGCCGTGAAGGGCCCCGACGGCAAGACCAACATCGCCAACGAGAAGGACTGCACGGGCCCGCTGGTGGCGCGCAAGGTCGGCAACCTTCCGTTCGATGCCAATAACGGCGTCCATGCGGCCGACGACGTCATCCTGACAGCGATGGGCCCCGGCGCCGAGCGCTTCCGCGGCCACAAGCCGAACACCTTCGTGTTCCGCGTCATGACCGAAGCGCTGGCGCTCGGCGGCAAGTGA
- a CDS encoding NAD(P)H-dependent flavin oxidoreductase, which yields MTTSYQSRLTALLGVELPIIQAPMAGATTPEMVIAVSEVGGLGSLPSAQYDERGLRAALDRVRAGTSRPINLNFFCHTNPADDPARQAAWLSQLTGYYAEAGLDPDMPKAPGGRTPFDATGAAVVEDYRPEVVSFHFGLPPADLLDRVKRTGAVVIASATTVAEARWLVERGVDAVIAMGAEAGGHRGSFLTDRMSEQIGTFALVPQIVDAVSVPVIAAGGISDRRGVEAAFALGAAGVQVGTAYLVTPEASISDVHRQALGSPDRPTAVTNLFTGRPARGIVNRLMSELGPLSKDAPAFPTAGGAIGPLRSAAEKAGSDDFSPIWAGQSFPLAQPMLASVLTRILMGESG from the coding sequence ATGACCACATCATATCAATCCAGGCTGACTGCGCTTCTCGGCGTCGAGCTGCCGATCATCCAGGCGCCGATGGCGGGCGCGACGACGCCGGAGATGGTCATAGCCGTCAGCGAGGTGGGTGGGCTGGGCTCGCTGCCGAGCGCGCAATATGACGAGCGCGGCCTGCGGGCGGCATTGGACCGGGTCCGGGCGGGCACGTCGCGCCCGATCAACCTGAACTTCTTCTGCCACACCAACCCCGCCGACGACCCTGCGCGTCAGGCCGCATGGCTCTCGCAGCTCACCGGCTACTATGCCGAAGCCGGCCTCGATCCGGACATGCCGAAGGCGCCGGGCGGGAGAACACCGTTCGACGCGACGGGTGCGGCCGTCGTGGAGGACTATCGGCCGGAGGTGGTCAGCTTTCATTTCGGCCTGCCGCCGGCAGATCTGCTCGACAGGGTGAAGCGCACGGGTGCCGTGGTGATCGCCTCCGCCACCACGGTGGCCGAGGCGCGCTGGCTCGTCGAGCGCGGGGTCGACGCCGTCATCGCGATGGGCGCGGAAGCGGGTGGCCATCGGGGCAGCTTCCTGACTGACAGGATGTCCGAACAGATCGGAACCTTCGCGCTGGTCCCCCAGATCGTCGATGCCGTCTCGGTGCCGGTGATCGCCGCGGGCGGCATTTCCGACAGGCGCGGCGTCGAGGCCGCATTCGCGCTGGGGGCGGCGGGCGTGCAGGTCGGGACAGCCTATCTGGTGACGCCCGAGGCCAGCATATCCGACGTCCATCGGCAGGCGCTCGGCTCGCCCGACCGGCCGACAGCCGTCACGAATCTGTTCACGGGCCGGCCGGCGCGGGGCATCGTCAATCGCCTGATGTCCGAGCTTGGGCCGTTGTCGAAGGACGCCCCGGCTTTTCCGACCGCGGGCGGTGCGATCGGCCCGCTGCGCAGCGCGGCCGAGAAGGCCGGCAGCGATGATTTCAGCCCGATCTGGGCCGGCCAGTCCTTCCCCCTGGCGCAGCCCATGCTGGCTTCCGTCTTGACGAGGATACTGATGGGCGAGAGCGGTTGA
- a CDS encoding ABC transporter ATP-binding protein: MPASPSPEASGRRLVLSDIALDHRDGDGQVFRALDVPTLVLEHGTALGVSGPSGCGKSTLLHLIAGLLRPSAGSIRWGETEISALPEARRDHWRRQNLGFVFQDFHLVPELDVAGNIALPASFSSWRLSSSGRDRALALASRVGLKDPHRRAAVLSRGEQQRVAIARALFKQPRLILADEPTASLDADHADGVSELLVEAAEQTGATLICASHDPRLLARMTRRIDLSAGHAV; this comes from the coding sequence ATGCCGGCTTCTCCCTCGCCTGAAGCGAGCGGGCGGCGGCTCGTTCTCAGCGATATCGCGCTCGACCATCGCGACGGCGATGGTCAGGTCTTCCGCGCTCTCGACGTTCCCACGCTGGTCCTGGAGCACGGCACAGCGCTTGGCGTCAGCGGGCCCTCCGGCTGCGGCAAGAGCACTCTACTCCATCTGATCGCCGGCCTCCTGCGGCCGAGCGCCGGTTCGATCCGCTGGGGCGAAACCGAAATCTCCGCCCTGCCCGAGGCCCGGCGCGACCACTGGCGCCGGCAGAACCTCGGCTTCGTCTTCCAGGATTTCCATCTGGTGCCGGAGCTCGATGTCGCCGGCAATATCGCCTTGCCGGCGAGCTTCTCCTCCTGGCGGCTGAGTTCCTCCGGCCGTGACCGCGCCCTTGCACTGGCGTCCCGCGTGGGACTGAAGGATCCCCATCGCAGGGCGGCGGTTCTGTCACGCGGCGAGCAGCAGCGCGTCGCGATCGCGCGTGCGCTCTTCAAACAGCCGCGCCTGATCCTGGCCGACGAGCCGACGGCCAGCCTCGACGCCGATCATGCCGATGGCGTCTCCGAACTGCTCGTCGAGGCCGCCGAGCAAACCGGCGCAACCCTCATCTGCGCTTCGCATGATCCGCGCCTGCTCGCACGGATGACGCGCCGGATCGATCTCAGCGCGGGACATGCGGTATGA
- a CDS encoding peptide ABC transporter substrate-binding protein, which produces MSDGYSGVTAPTRRGALAMGMGLAAGISVPLPLRAAQPPSEPKGQVVAGLSQEPTVFHPLMPGIEVDQGVWWQLFSTLWYIDPEGRFQADLAKEVPTVENGGLSADGLTWKVKLRNDAKWHDGTPFTAEDVKFSIDLVNNTAFRARNRVGHSLVHDIKVVAPDEIHWRMESAYSPYMSILSLFFIVPRHALEKASDPNASPFNNAPIGTGPFRWGERVPGDHIQLLANKSYHGRGPFLERIVFKYVPDLTVLYTQFRTGQIDYTGIQGVLPNFVKEAKTLPGRKITVSPMASIEHIAPNLEFGPLADRAVREALYLGINKKGLIDALNYGLPMPTESFVPQQAWSFTKDLPAHAYDPAKANAILDAAGWKRGSGGIREKSGVRLEFANSTTSGNAVREQTQQLLMQDWKAIGASLRINNMPAAVIWGDFWQQSKFQSVIVGVNFMLGSDPDVTPRFGSSAIPAKGGRGYNTYQYQNKEADRLLAQGAAQFDLAERKATYGALQKLIRDDLAILPLFQSVIAEGTKDGLQGFAPNINTSSNCWNMREWYWA; this is translated from the coding sequence ATGTCTGACGGATATTCTGGAGTCACGGCCCCGACGCGCCGCGGCGCTCTGGCGATGGGCATGGGGCTGGCGGCGGGCATCAGCGTGCCCTTGCCGCTGCGAGCCGCGCAGCCACCGTCCGAGCCGAAGGGCCAGGTCGTCGCCGGCCTGTCGCAGGAGCCGACGGTCTTCCATCCGCTGATGCCCGGCATCGAGGTCGATCAGGGCGTCTGGTGGCAGCTTTTCAGCACGCTCTGGTACATCGACCCTGAAGGCCGCTTCCAGGCCGACCTCGCCAAGGAGGTTCCCACCGTCGAGAATGGCGGGCTTTCCGCCGACGGCCTGACCTGGAAGGTCAAGCTGCGCAACGACGCCAAATGGCATGACGGCACGCCCTTCACGGCCGAGGACGTCAAGTTCAGCATCGACCTCGTCAACAACACCGCCTTCCGCGCCCGCAACCGGGTCGGGCACAGCCTCGTCCACGACATCAAGGTGGTGGCTCCCGACGAGATCCACTGGCGCATGGAGAGCGCCTATTCGCCCTATATGTCGATCCTGTCGCTGTTCTTCATCGTGCCCAGGCACGCGCTGGAGAAGGCGTCCGACCCCAATGCCTCGCCCTTCAACAATGCGCCGATCGGGACCGGCCCGTTCCGCTGGGGCGAGAGGGTGCCGGGCGATCACATCCAGCTCCTCGCCAACAAGAGCTATCACGGGCGCGGCCCGTTCCTGGAGCGGATCGTCTTCAAATACGTCCCCGATCTGACCGTGCTCTACACCCAGTTCCGCACCGGCCAGATCGACTACACCGGCATCCAGGGCGTGCTGCCGAACTTCGTCAAGGAGGCGAAGACCCTGCCGGGCCGCAAGATCACGGTCTCGCCGATGGCATCGATCGAGCATATCGCGCCCAATCTCGAATTCGGCCCGCTCGCCGACCGGGCGGTGCGGGAGGCGCTTTATCTCGGCATCAACAAGAAGGGGTTGATCGACGCGCTCAACTACGGGCTGCCGATGCCGACGGAATCCTTCGTGCCGCAACAGGCCTGGTCCTTCACCAAGGACCTGCCGGCCCATGCCTATGATCCCGCCAAGGCCAACGCCATCCTCGATGCCGCCGGCTGGAAGCGCGGCTCCGGCGGCATCCGCGAGAAGAGCGGCGTCCGGCTGGAATTCGCCAACTCGACCACCAGCGGCAACGCCGTGCGCGAGCAGACGCAGCAGCTCCTGATGCAGGACTGGAAGGCGATCGGTGCCTCGCTGCGCATCAACAACATGCCGGCCGCCGTGATCTGGGGCGACTTCTGGCAGCAGTCGAAATTCCAGTCGGTCATCGTCGGCGTCAACTTCATGCTGGGCAGCGACCCCGACGTGACGCCGCGCTTCGGCTCCAGCGCGATCCCGGCCAAGGGCGGGCGCGGCTACAACACCTACCAGTACCAGAACAAGGAGGCCGACCGGCTGCTGGCCCAAGGCGCGGCGCAGTTCGACCTCGCCGAGCGCAAGGCGACCTATGGCGCGCTGCAGAAACTGATCCGCGACGATCTCGCCATCCTGCCGCTGTTCCAGTCGGTGATCGCCGAAGGCACCAAGGACGGGCTGCAGGGCTTCGCGCCCAACATCAACACCTCGTCCAATTGCTGGAACATGCGGGAGTGGTACTGGGCCTGA
- a CDS encoding cupin domain-containing protein yields the protein MSRHDAGPDSLDKVTNEPIVVPEDAEHRLGETVRLLRQRAGLSIQEVSQRTGLSTGMISQLERALASPSIRSLRLLSIALGVPISYFFEPHAPDPSSRYVVRRNDRRLLRLTASGVLKESLTPAQGGALEIYELTLNPGASSGADFVQHVGEKAVYVLAGRIRIWLDHEPHVLDAGDSVCFPSTVPHMFDNPEQTVARAIWVTTLHSGTPSRGS from the coding sequence ATGAGCAGGCATGATGCTGGACCGGATTCCCTGGACAAGGTGACCAACGAGCCGATCGTCGTTCCCGAGGACGCCGAGCACCGGCTCGGCGAGACGGTCCGGCTTTTGCGCCAGCGCGCCGGCTTGTCGATTCAGGAGGTCTCGCAGCGCACGGGCCTGTCCACCGGCATGATCAGCCAGCTCGAGCGTGCGCTGGCCTCACCCTCGATCAGGAGCCTGCGGCTGCTGAGCATCGCATTGGGCGTGCCGATCTCCTATTTCTTCGAGCCGCATGCCCCCGACCCGTCGTCGCGATACGTCGTGCGCCGGAACGACCGACGCCTCCTCCGCCTCACGGCGAGCGGCGTGCTCAAGGAATCGCTGACGCCGGCCCAGGGCGGCGCGCTCGAGATCTACGAGCTGACGCTCAATCCCGGCGCGTCGTCGGGTGCCGATTTCGTCCAGCATGTCGGAGAGAAGGCGGTCTACGTTCTCGCAGGCCGTATCCGGATCTGGCTCGACCATGAACCCCATGTGCTGGATGCGGGCGACAGCGTCTGCTTCCCCAGCACGGTTCCCCACATGTTCGACAACCCCGAACAGACCGTGGCCCGCGCGATCTGGGTCACGACCTTGCATTCCGGCACGCCGTCGCGGGGCAGCTAA
- a CDS encoding ABC transporter permease — protein sequence MSAQAASVSLEPVAASTGNTAWRRFRRHRLAMAGSVTILILALGSVVGPYLLPFDDTYIDIMQRFAPPFSGVHVLGTDELGRDILARLMMGGRISLAIGFLAMAVAMAIGIAVGVIAGFYGGWLGAVLMRFVDAVLCFPAIFLLLALAALTEPGILATTLLIAATSWMNVARIVEAQIRSLRERDFAAAARAVGASDFYIMFRSLLPNAMAPIVVAATLNVAKAILLESYISFLGYGIQPPASSWGNMLNNAQIYLTSAPWLALLPGIAITLAVTSFNFIGDGLRDALDPRMDIN from the coding sequence ATGAGCGCACAAGCCGCATCCGTCTCGCTCGAACCCGTGGCCGCCTCGACCGGAAACACCGCCTGGCGCCGCTTCCGCCGGCATCGGCTCGCCATGGCCGGCTCCGTGACGATCCTCATCCTGGCGCTTGGCTCCGTCGTCGGGCCCTATCTCCTGCCATTCGACGACACCTATATCGACATCATGCAGCGCTTCGCGCCGCCGTTCTCCGGCGTCCATGTGCTGGGAACGGACGAGCTCGGCCGCGATATCCTCGCCCGGCTGATGATGGGCGGGCGCATCTCGCTGGCGATCGGCTTCCTCGCCATGGCCGTGGCGATGGCGATCGGCATCGCGGTCGGCGTGATCGCGGGCTTCTACGGCGGCTGGCTCGGCGCGGTGCTGATGCGCTTCGTCGATGCGGTTCTGTGCTTCCCGGCGATCTTCCTGCTGCTGGCGCTGGCCGCACTTACCGAACCCGGCATTCTGGCCACCACGCTGCTGATCGCCGCGACGTCCTGGATGAATGTCGCGCGCATCGTCGAGGCGCAGATCCGCTCCCTGCGCGAGCGCGACTTCGCAGCCGCGGCCCGCGCCGTGGGAGCCAGCGATTTCTACATCATGTTCCGGAGCCTTTTGCCCAACGCGATGGCGCCGATCGTGGTGGCGGCTACGCTCAACGTCGCGAAGGCGATCCTGCTCGAATCCTACATCAGCTTCCTCGGCTATGGCATCCAGCCGCCGGCCTCGAGCTGGGGCAACATGCTCAACAACGCCCAGATCTACCTGACGAGCGCGCCCTGGCTTGCGCTCCTCCCCGGCATCGCGATCACGCTCGCGGTGACCAGCTTCAACTTCATCGGCGACGGCCTGCGCGATGCGCTCGATCCGCGCATGGACATCAACTGA
- a CDS encoding ABC transporter permease: protein MVPYLIRRLGQALVLLLIVSMLGFAILHLAPGGPLSQFALSSQMSPEDIARISRQLGLDRPLPVQYADWLWRMLQGDWGTSYRDGGAVLVTIGSHLRATFELMATATLIACLLGCWIGILGAIRRYSLFDTLATVGAMIALSIPTFWFGLVTIYVFSVTLGWLPAGNRHTVGDDSVLDLLHHLIAPALVLALVEMAIWARFMRSSMLDVIGQDYIRTARAKGLPEWNVLSRHALRNALLPMITVAGLQFPTLLGGALVAETVFTWPGMGRLFLDSIAYRDYPVVMGILMLSAAMVMLGSLLADLLYALVDPRIRME, encoded by the coding sequence ATGGTTCCCTATCTCATTCGCCGGCTTGGGCAGGCGCTGGTGCTCCTGCTCATCGTCTCGATGCTCGGCTTCGCCATCCTGCATCTGGCGCCGGGCGGCCCGCTGTCGCAGTTCGCGCTGTCGTCGCAGATGTCGCCCGAGGACATCGCGCGGATCTCGCGCCAGCTCGGCCTGGACCGGCCCTTGCCGGTCCAGTACGCCGACTGGCTCTGGCGCATGCTGCAGGGAGATTGGGGCACGTCCTATCGCGACGGCGGGGCCGTGCTTGTCACCATAGGCTCGCATCTGCGGGCCACCTTCGAGCTGATGGCGACGGCAACGCTGATCGCCTGCCTGCTCGGCTGCTGGATCGGCATCCTCGGTGCGATCCGCCGCTATTCGCTGTTCGACACGCTCGCGACCGTCGGCGCGATGATCGCGCTCTCGATACCCACCTTCTGGTTCGGGCTGGTCACGATCTACGTCTTCTCGGTCACGCTCGGCTGGCTGCCGGCCGGCAACCGCCACACGGTCGGCGACGACTCCGTGCTCGACCTGCTGCATCACCTGATCGCGCCGGCGCTGGTTCTGGCTCTCGTCGAGATGGCGATCTGGGCGCGCTTCATGCGCTCCTCCATGCTCGACGTGATCGGCCAGGACTACATCCGCACGGCGCGGGCCAAGGGCCTGCCGGAGTGGAACGTGCTGTCGCGGCACGCGCTGCGCAACGCGCTGCTGCCGATGATCACCGTCGCCGGCCTGCAATTCCCGACCCTGCTCGGCGGCGCGCTGGTCGCGGAAACCGTATTCACCTGGCCCGGCATGGGCCGGCTCTTCCTCGATTCCATCGCCTATCGCGACTATCCCGTCGTGATGGGCATCCTGATGCTCTCGGCCGCGATGGTGATGCTCGGCTCGCTGCTCGCCGACCTGCTCTACGCGCTGGTCGATCCACGGATCAGGATGGAGTGA